The following coding sequences lie in one Saccharopolyspora hordei genomic window:
- a CDS encoding MFS transporter, with translation MGLRRHDQRSGSARAGWGAGQRGKRGAYAEGGAAARWGAHGADEAPERAEPERGRAEHRFEAADATRTSRQARRYPWEEDPDYEPARSRSRRLPPLPEDHPSREEEPPSHQEGPRPRGTAPPTKLTVTRVAAWRSRDLTQRAMRLFFSLAHADGADRSGLARFTYAVMGNYAVDAAMAVALANTLFFSAATGESRDKVALYLLITVAPFAVIAPVIGPALDRLQQGRRYALAASFAVRVALAAVMALNFDSWLLYPAALGCMVLSKSFGVLKAAMTPRVLPSQITLTKANSRLTAFGMAAGGVVGAIASGFAWLLGSEGALWFMAAMAAGGVWLCLRIPGWVESTEGEVPTSISARPQTTKVPLSAHVVVALWGNGGIRLLTGFLTLFAAFVIKQSTQHEPFVQLVELGLVGGAAGVGSFLGNALGSKAHFGKPNRVIIGCLGGALAVVVCAALLAGLPLAVVVGLVGATASALAKVCLDAVVQHDMPEESRASAFGRSETILQLSWVFGGALGVLLPPVYWIGFTVVAALLAVVLAQTVIAGRGGTLVPRLRRRTRPAQAAAGS, from the coding sequence ATGGGTTTGCGACGCCACGACCAGCGCTCGGGCTCGGCGCGCGCAGGCTGGGGCGCCGGGCAGCGCGGCAAGCGCGGCGCCTACGCCGAGGGCGGAGCCGCGGCGCGCTGGGGCGCGCACGGGGCCGACGAGGCGCCGGAGCGGGCGGAGCCCGAGCGCGGGCGGGCGGAGCACCGGTTCGAGGCCGCGGACGCGACGCGCACCAGCAGGCAGGCGCGGCGCTACCCGTGGGAGGAGGACCCGGACTACGAGCCGGCGCGCAGCCGGTCACGGCGCCTGCCCCCACTGCCCGAAGACCACCCGTCGCGCGAGGAGGAGCCCCCGTCCCACCAGGAGGGACCGCGACCGCGCGGGACCGCGCCGCCGACCAAGCTCACGGTGACGCGGGTGGCCGCGTGGCGCAGCCGGGACCTGACGCAACGCGCTATGCGGTTGTTCTTCTCGCTCGCGCACGCCGACGGCGCCGACCGGTCGGGGCTGGCCCGGTTCACCTACGCCGTGATGGGCAACTACGCGGTGGACGCCGCGATGGCGGTGGCGCTGGCCAACACGCTGTTCTTCTCCGCCGCCACCGGCGAGAGCAGGGACAAGGTCGCGCTCTACCTGCTCATCACGGTCGCGCCGTTCGCGGTGATCGCGCCGGTCATCGGCCCGGCGCTGGACCGGTTGCAGCAGGGCCGCCGCTACGCGCTGGCCGCCTCGTTCGCCGTCCGCGTGGCGCTGGCCGCCGTGATGGCGCTGAACTTCGACAGCTGGCTGCTGTACCCGGCCGCGCTGGGCTGCATGGTGCTGTCCAAGTCGTTCGGCGTGCTCAAGGCGGCGATGACCCCGCGGGTGCTGCCCTCGCAGATCACCCTCACCAAGGCCAACTCCCGGCTGACCGCGTTCGGCATGGCGGCCGGTGGCGTCGTCGGCGCGATCGCCTCGGGCTTCGCCTGGCTGCTCGGGTCCGAGGGCGCGCTGTGGTTCATGGCCGCGATGGCCGCGGGCGGCGTGTGGCTGTGCCTGCGGATCCCGGGCTGGGTGGAGAGCACCGAGGGCGAGGTGCCGACGTCGATCAGCGCCCGCCCGCAGACCACGAAGGTGCCGCTGAGCGCGCACGTCGTGGTCGCGCTGTGGGGCAACGGCGGCATCCGGCTGCTCACCGGCTTCCTCACCCTGTTCGCCGCGTTCGTGATCAAGCAGAGCACGCAGCACGAGCCGTTCGTGCAGCTCGTGGAGCTGGGACTGGTCGGTGGTGCCGCCGGGGTCGGCAGCTTCCTCGGCAACGCGCTGGGCTCGAAGGCGCACTTCGGCAAGCCGAACCGGGTGATCATCGGGTGCCTGGGCGGCGCGCTGGCCGTGGTGGTGTGCGCCGCGCTGCTGGCCGGGCTCCCGCTGGCGGTGGTGGTCGGCCTGGTCGGGGCGACGGCGAGCGCGCTGGCCAAGGTCTGCCTCGACGCGGTCGTCCAGCACGACATGCCGGAGGAGTCGCGGGCCTCGGCGTTCGGCCGCTCGGAGACGATCCTGCAGCTCAGCTGGGTCTTCGGCGGCGCGCTCGGGGTGCTGCTGCCACCCGTGTACTGGATCGGCTTCACCGTGGTGGCCGCCCTGCTGGCGGTCGTGCTGGCCCAGACCGTCATCGCGGGCCGCGGCGGCACCCTGGTGCCCCGGCTGCGGCGGCGGACGCGACCAGCCCAGGCGGCCGCCGGGTCGTAG
- a CDS encoding DUF2771 family protein, with the protein MHRGLKSLLAAAGVALVAGCAAPSEPQVTFYSHGRSVQVAPAQYCDPTGEDCTTSPDAVRDLRVPPRAPLQVSVPGEVAETPWQVVFLYRGVNGEELDGRSPVFAPGERHAYTLQLPPDGAHLEHVEVQQFSAVLTQGVDGGVDFGIGGSWVLDVHQR; encoded by the coding sequence GTGCATCGTGGACTGAAGTCGCTGCTGGCGGCGGCGGGCGTGGCGCTCGTCGCCGGCTGTGCCGCGCCGAGCGAACCGCAGGTCACCTTCTACTCCCACGGCCGGTCGGTGCAGGTCGCGCCGGCCCAGTACTGCGACCCGACCGGGGAGGACTGCACGACCTCGCCGGACGCCGTCCGCGACCTGCGGGTCCCGCCCCGCGCACCGCTGCAGGTCTCGGTGCCCGGTGAGGTCGCCGAGACGCCGTGGCAGGTGGTGTTCCTGTACCGCGGGGTCAACGGCGAGGAGCTGGACGGGCGCAGCCCGGTCTTCGCCCCGGGCGAGCGGCACGCGTACACGCTGCAGCTCCCGCCGGACGGCGCGCACCTGGAGCACGTCGAGGTCCAGCAGTTCTCGGCGGTGCTCACCCAGGGCGTCGACGGCGGCGTGGACTTCGGCATCGGCGGCAGCTGGGTGCTCGACGTCCACCAGCGGTGA
- a CDS encoding response regulator, producing MIRVLVADDEAMVRAGVRSILTTEPDIEVVAEAADGREAVELAARHQPDVALLDIRMPQLDGLAAAAELARTQPEVAVVVLTTFDEDEFVARALGDGARGFLLKASDPRELIIGVRAVADGAAYLSPRIAHRVITAVDTGALSRRSTARERVATLTPRERDVLALVGSGLSNQDIARRLHVAEGTVKAHVSTILQRLGASNRVQAAITAYEAGLVEG from the coding sequence ATGATCCGCGTGCTGGTGGCCGACGACGAGGCGATGGTCCGCGCCGGTGTGCGCTCGATCCTGACGACCGAGCCGGACATCGAGGTGGTCGCGGAAGCCGCGGACGGGCGCGAGGCCGTGGAGCTGGCCGCCCGCCACCAGCCGGACGTGGCGTTGCTCGACATCCGGATGCCGCAGCTCGACGGCCTGGCCGCCGCTGCCGAGCTGGCGCGGACGCAGCCCGAGGTCGCGGTCGTCGTGCTCACGACCTTCGACGAGGACGAGTTCGTGGCGCGGGCGCTCGGCGACGGCGCCCGCGGCTTCCTGCTCAAGGCGTCCGACCCGCGCGAGCTCATCATCGGCGTCCGCGCGGTCGCCGACGGTGCCGCGTACCTGTCACCGCGGATCGCGCACCGGGTGATCACCGCGGTGGACACCGGCGCCCTGTCCCGGCGCTCCACCGCCCGGGAGCGGGTGGCGACGCTGACCCCGCGCGAACGCGACGTGCTCGCGCTGGTCGGGTCCGGGCTGTCGAACCAGGACATCGCGCGGCGGCTGCACGTGGCGGAGGGCACCGTCAAGGCGCACGTGAGCACGATCCTGCAGCGCTTGGGCGCGAGCAACCGGGTCCAGGCCGCGATCACCGCCTACGAGGCGGGGCTGGTCGAGGGCTGA
- a CDS encoding sensor histidine kinase, producing the protein MRNTAVLLVIVGACLANSIDQDAVPLWRQALFVVLAVAGYLHGRHLPVRHGWVVFALAAVPGVVDLAVYPGRAVGLLGLLAVFVGLPWLAGRFRRQQAELVESGRQRVAQLEREQEFVAERARLRERTRIASDMHDALGNALALIALRAGSLELAADMTEENRRAAAALRATAVAATDRLRQTIGLLREGPERSLEPPDEPVEALVDRARAAGMDVELVRSGAPLAVPSAVDRAAHRVVQEALTNAARYAPGAHVTVRLERSARELLVVVHNTEVDTEPMLTGSGTGLVALAERVGLLGGTFHAEPGEGFTVTARLPCPAGSGRPTEGESR; encoded by the coding sequence ATGAGGAACACCGCGGTCCTGCTCGTCATCGTCGGCGCGTGCCTGGCCAACTCGATCGACCAGGACGCGGTCCCGCTGTGGCGGCAAGCGCTGTTCGTGGTGCTGGCCGTGGCGGGGTACCTGCACGGCCGCCACCTCCCGGTGCGGCACGGCTGGGTCGTGTTCGCGCTGGCCGCCGTGCCGGGCGTGGTCGACCTCGCCGTCTACCCGGGACGCGCGGTCGGCCTGCTGGGGCTGCTGGCGGTGTTCGTCGGCCTGCCGTGGCTGGCCGGACGGTTCCGCCGCCAGCAGGCCGAGCTGGTGGAGTCCGGCAGGCAGCGCGTGGCGCAGCTGGAGCGGGAGCAGGAGTTCGTCGCCGAGCGCGCCCGGCTGCGCGAGCGCACCCGGATCGCCTCGGACATGCACGACGCGCTCGGCAACGCGCTGGCGCTCATCGCGCTGCGCGCCGGGTCGCTGGAGCTGGCCGCCGACATGACCGAAGAGAACCGGCGGGCCGCGGCCGCGCTGCGCGCCACCGCCGTAGCGGCCACCGACCGGCTGCGGCAGACGATCGGGCTGCTGCGCGAGGGCCCGGAGCGCTCCCTGGAGCCGCCGGACGAACCGGTGGAGGCACTGGTCGACCGGGCCCGCGCCGCGGGCATGGACGTGGAGCTGGTGCGCAGCGGAGCACCGCTCGCGGTCCCGTCCGCGGTGGACCGCGCCGCGCACCGCGTGGTGCAGGAGGCGCTGACCAACGCCGCCCGGTACGCACCGGGCGCGCACGTCACGGTCCGCCTGGAGCGGTCCGCGCGGGAGCTGTTGGTCGTGGTGCACAACACCGAGGTGGACACGGAGCCGATGCTCACCGGCAGCGGGACCGGGCTGGTGGCGCTGGCCGAACGCGTCGGGCTGCTGGGCGGCACGTTCCACGCCGAGCCGGGGGAGGGGTTCACCGTCACCGCGCGCCTGCCCTGTCCGGCAGGATCAGGGCGTCCGACGGAGGGGGAGAGCCGATGA
- a CDS encoding serine hydrolase domain-containing protein: MRAMIVVLAAVLGLTSSPAAAASTPSFDEYLSSALESTGLPGFSVVVTRGGEVVHAAGYGQDSTGRPVTADTPVRVASVSKSFTAMAVMTLVDAGRIALDRPVAEQLPGFTMADPRAQRITVRQLLNQTSGLSDTTVDIGSLEEAGSLADHAARLRTGSLAADPGTRWEYCNANYDLAARLVEVAGGQDFGDYLQQHVFAPLGMRSSAVSDDVVPPADGQISVFGAWVPRAELPGFLDGSGSGGVITTAADMGRWLIAQSGAGPQLVGPDSLRLMHSPSAVSDYGMGWSVEHPESSPELVMHSGNLFTHTAVQALVPETGYGFAVMTGSASLHDSTYDILTGLIALSEGTTPAVPGGGRQQTELVLGAVTVGAVAAGVLGAVRARRWAARRAGRSAWGTGLRLLPLLVPLAVFAAYPDLVSLLSNGRTITWAQLTYFPLPLTITLLVAALAGVSTALFRVVNLRRAGRDRALGVAR; the protein is encoded by the coding sequence ATGAGAGCCATGATCGTCGTGCTGGCAGCGGTCCTCGGCCTGACCTCGTCGCCCGCGGCAGCCGCCTCCACACCGTCCTTCGACGAGTACCTGTCCAGCGCGCTGGAGTCGACCGGGTTGCCCGGTTTCTCGGTCGTCGTCACCCGCGGGGGCGAGGTGGTGCACGCCGCGGGCTACGGCCAGGACTCCACCGGCCGACCGGTCACCGCGGACACCCCGGTGCGGGTCGCGTCGGTGAGCAAGTCGTTCACCGCGATGGCGGTCATGACGCTGGTCGACGCCGGGCGGATCGCGCTGGACCGCCCGGTCGCCGAACAGCTGCCGGGGTTCACGATGGCCGATCCGCGCGCGCAGCGGATCACCGTGCGCCAGCTGCTGAACCAGACCTCGGGGCTGTCGGACACGACCGTCGACATCGGCTCGCTGGAGGAGGCCGGCTCGCTGGCCGACCACGCGGCGCGGCTGCGGACCGGATCGCTGGCCGCCGACCCGGGCACGCGCTGGGAGTACTGCAACGCCAACTACGACCTGGCGGCCCGGCTCGTCGAGGTCGCCGGCGGGCAGGACTTCGGCGACTACCTCCAGCAGCACGTGTTCGCGCCGCTGGGGATGCGCTCCAGCGCGGTCAGCGACGACGTGGTCCCCCCGGCCGACGGGCAGATCTCGGTGTTCGGCGCGTGGGTCCCGCGGGCGGAGCTGCCCGGGTTCCTCGACGGCAGCGGCAGCGGCGGGGTGATCACCACCGCCGCCGACATGGGGCGGTGGCTGATCGCGCAGAGCGGCGCGGGCCCGCAGCTGGTGGGCCCGGACAGCCTCCGGCTCATGCACAGCCCGTCGGCGGTGTCGGACTACGGCATGGGCTGGAGCGTCGAGCACCCGGAGTCGAGCCCGGAGCTGGTGATGCACTCCGGCAACCTGTTCACCCACACCGCGGTGCAGGCGCTCGTGCCGGAGACCGGGTACGGGTTCGCGGTGATGACCGGCAGCGCCTCGCTGCACGACAGCACCTACGACATCCTGACCGGGCTGATCGCGTTGAGCGAGGGCACGACCCCCGCGGTGCCGGGCGGCGGCAGGCAGCAGACCGAGCTGGTGCTGGGTGCGGTCACGGTGGGGGCGGTCGCCGCCGGGGTGCTCGGCGCCGTGCGTGCGCGCCGGTGGGCGGCCCGGCGCGCCGGGAGGTCGGCGTGGGGGACCGGCCTGCGCCTGCTGCCGCTGCTGGTCCCGCTCGCGGTCTTCGCCGCCTACCCGGACCTGGTCTCGCTGCTCAGCAACGGCCGCACGATCACCTGGGCGCAGCTGACCTACTTCCCGCTGCCGCTGACCATCACGCTGCTGGTCGCCGCCCTGGCCGGGGTGAGCACCGCGCTGTTCCGGGTGGTGAACCTGCGGCGAGCGGGCCGGGACCGGGCTCTGGGGGTGGCGCGATGA
- a CDS encoding cold shock domain-containing protein: MPTGRVKWFDADKGFGFLTQDNGEDVYVRASALPSGVESLKTGQRVDFDMAQGRRGPQALKVKLLDPLPSVAEARRRPADELHGMVEDMIKLLELKVQPDLRRGRYPDRKTAKRIGEVVRAVARELDPSGS; the protein is encoded by the coding sequence GTGCCGACCGGCAGGGTCAAGTGGTTCGACGCGGACAAGGGCTTCGGCTTCCTCACCCAGGACAACGGGGAAGACGTCTACGTGCGCGCTTCCGCGCTGCCCTCCGGTGTGGAGTCGTTGAAGACCGGCCAGCGCGTCGACTTCGACATGGCCCAGGGGCGTCGCGGCCCGCAGGCGTTGAAGGTCAAGCTGCTGGACCCGCTGCCCTCGGTCGCCGAGGCCCGCCGGCGTCCCGCCGACGAGTTGCACGGCATGGTCGAGGACATGATCAAGCTGCTGGAGCTGAAGGTCCAGCCCGACCTGCGCCGCGGTCGGTACCCCGACCGCAAGACCGCCAAGCGCATCGGCGAGGTCGTCCGCGCGGTGGCCCGCGAGCTCGACCCGAGCGGCAGCTGA
- a CDS encoding HAD family hydrolase translates to MAERNGPTVGFDLDMTLIDPRPGMVRAIEELNREFGLALDGEHFAANLGPPLYDVMRGHGFDDAMAQRLVRHFRAVYPSVVIEATTALPGAAEALAAVRELGGRTLVITGKHQPNAELHLKALGWEVDRLVGDVFATAKGEVLRQEGAAGYVGDHLGDIVGARTAGATAVAVATGPYDAAQLAEAGADVVLRDLTEFPAWLERSAAAGGGDGSDHADGQPDRAQQRGQVQPDG, encoded by the coding sequence GTGGCTGAGCGCAACGGACCGACCGTCGGATTCGACCTGGACATGACGCTGATCGACCCGCGTCCCGGCATGGTCCGCGCGATCGAGGAGCTGAACCGCGAGTTCGGCCTGGCCCTCGACGGCGAGCACTTCGCCGCGAACCTCGGCCCGCCGCTGTACGACGTGATGCGCGGCCACGGGTTCGACGACGCGATGGCGCAGCGGCTGGTCCGCCACTTCCGGGCCGTCTACCCGTCGGTGGTGATCGAGGCGACCACCGCTTTGCCGGGTGCGGCCGAGGCGCTCGCGGCGGTCCGCGAGCTGGGCGGGCGGACGCTGGTGATCACCGGCAAGCACCAGCCGAACGCGGAGCTGCACCTCAAGGCCCTCGGCTGGGAGGTGGACCGGCTGGTCGGCGACGTGTTCGCCACCGCGAAGGGCGAGGTGCTGCGGCAGGAGGGCGCGGCCGGCTACGTCGGCGACCACCTCGGCGACATCGTCGGGGCGCGGACCGCGGGCGCGACGGCCGTCGCGGTGGCCACCGGGCCGTACGACGCCGCGCAGCTCGCCGAGGCCGGGGCGGACGTGGTGCTGCGCGACCTCACCGAGTTCCCGGCCTGGTTGGAGCGGTCAGCGGCGGCGGGCGGTGGCGATGGCTCCGACCACGCCGACGGCCAGCCCGACCGGGCACAACAGCGTGGTCAGGTTCAGCCAGACGGGTAG
- a CDS encoding R2-like ligand-binding oxidase — MTSTTAHPAHREGFHSLKASGLNWDSLPLRLFTKGNAKFWNPTDIDFSQDAEDWQQLTEDEQRSVAGLCAQFVAGEEAVTQDLQPFLAAMAEEGRFGDEMYLTQFVFEEAKHTQVFRLWMDAVGLTEDLHGLVEDNPGYHEIFYKLLPEALHALHEDPSPENQVRASVTYNHVVEGTLALTGYFAWNKICVKRGILPGMQQVIRHIGDDERRHMAWGTFTCRRHVAADERNWAVVEDQMNRVLPHAVAQVQWRPDDAPEVLPFELDKDELTAYATDRATRRLGAISSARGMPLAQIDVDATPETLEEQFGEEDDAELAKLR; from the coding sequence ATGACGAGCACGACCGCGCACCCCGCCCACCGCGAAGGCTTCCACTCCCTCAAGGCCAGCGGCCTGAACTGGGACTCCCTGCCGTTGCGGCTGTTCACCAAGGGCAACGCCAAGTTCTGGAACCCCACCGACATCGACTTCAGCCAGGACGCCGAGGACTGGCAGCAGCTCACCGAGGACGAGCAGCGCAGCGTGGCGGGGCTGTGCGCGCAGTTCGTCGCCGGCGAGGAGGCCGTCACCCAGGACCTCCAGCCGTTCCTGGCCGCCATGGCCGAGGAGGGCCGCTTCGGCGACGAGATGTACCTGACCCAGTTCGTCTTCGAGGAGGCCAAGCACACCCAGGTCTTCCGGCTGTGGATGGACGCCGTCGGCCTCACCGAGGACCTGCACGGACTCGTCGAGGACAACCCCGGCTACCACGAGATCTTCTACAAGCTGCTGCCCGAGGCGCTGCACGCGCTGCACGAGGACCCCAGCCCGGAGAACCAGGTCCGCGCCTCGGTCACCTACAACCACGTCGTCGAGGGCACCCTCGCGCTGACCGGCTACTTCGCCTGGAACAAGATCTGCGTCAAGCGCGGCATCCTGCCCGGCATGCAGCAGGTCATCCGGCACATCGGTGACGACGAGCGCCGGCACATGGCGTGGGGCACCTTCACCTGCCGCCGCCACGTCGCCGCCGACGAGCGCAACTGGGCGGTGGTGGAGGACCAGATGAACCGGGTGCTGCCGCACGCGGTCGCGCAGGTCCAGTGGCGCCCGGACGACGCCCCCGAGGTGCTGCCGTTCGAGCTGGACAAGGACGAGCTCACCGCCTACGCCACCGACCGGGCCACCCGCCGGCTCGGCGCGATCTCCAGCGCCCGCGGCATGCCGCTGGCCCAGATCGACGTCGACGCCACCCCGGAGACGCTGGAGGAGCAGTTCGGCGAGGAGGACGACGCCGAACTCGCCAAGCTCCGCTGA
- a CDS encoding AMP-binding protein, with translation MGDPSHVFVGEVVDVDAVQLSYDSGVSDVPLLGETIGANLDRIAARFPDRDALVECATGRRWTYRQFVADVDALATGLLDAGIVKGDRVGIWAPNRAEWTLVQYATAKIGAILVNINPAYRAHELEYVLNQAGIRMLVSAKTFKTSDYVAMVEQVRPKCAGLEQVVFLDAPEWERMAGATADPERLAAIQLSADDPINIQYTSGTTGFPKGATLSHHNILNNGFFVGELCGYTEQDRVAIVPPFYHCFGMVMGNLACTSHGAAMVIPSEGFDPAAALGAVAAERCTSLYGVPTMFIAELEHPDFDSFDLSSLRTGIMAGSPCPVEVMKQVIDRMGMREVAICYGMTETSPVSTQTRADDSLERRVSTVGRVGPHLEIKIVDPATGLTVPRGTPGELCTRGYSVMLGYWEQPDRTAEVIDAARWMHTGDLAVMDADGYVSITGRIKDMVIRGGENIYPREIEEFLYTHPDVVDAQVIGVPDAHYGEELMAWVRLREGAEPMTAESLREFCTGKLAHYKIPRYVHVVEEFPMTVTGKIRKVEMRERAKEILGLE, from the coding sequence ATGGGTGATCCGTCTCACGTGTTCGTCGGGGAGGTAGTCGACGTGGATGCCGTCCAGCTCAGCTACGACTCGGGTGTCTCGGACGTCCCCTTGCTGGGGGAGACGATCGGGGCGAACCTCGACCGGATCGCCGCGCGGTTCCCCGACCGCGACGCCCTGGTGGAGTGCGCGACCGGTCGCCGCTGGACCTACCGGCAGTTCGTGGCCGACGTGGACGCGCTGGCGACCGGCCTGCTCGACGCCGGGATCGTCAAGGGCGACCGGGTCGGGATCTGGGCGCCCAACCGCGCCGAGTGGACGCTGGTCCAGTACGCGACCGCGAAGATCGGCGCGATCCTGGTCAACATCAACCCCGCCTACCGGGCGCACGAGCTCGAGTACGTGCTCAACCAGGCCGGGATCCGGATGCTCGTCTCGGCGAAGACGTTCAAGACCTCCGACTACGTCGCGATGGTCGAGCAGGTGCGCCCGAAGTGCGCCGGCCTGGAGCAGGTGGTGTTCCTGGACGCCCCGGAGTGGGAGCGGATGGCCGGGGCCACCGCGGACCCGGAGCGGCTCGCCGCCATCCAGCTGTCCGCCGACGACCCGATCAACATCCAGTACACCTCGGGCACGACCGGGTTCCCGAAGGGCGCGACGCTGTCGCACCACAACATCCTCAACAACGGGTTCTTCGTCGGTGAGCTGTGCGGCTACACCGAGCAGGACCGGGTGGCGATCGTGCCGCCCTTCTACCACTGCTTCGGCATGGTGATGGGCAACCTGGCCTGCACCAGCCACGGCGCGGCGATGGTGATCCCGTCGGAGGGCTTCGACCCGGCCGCGGCGCTGGGCGCGGTGGCCGCCGAGCGGTGCACCTCGCTGTACGGGGTGCCGACCATGTTCATCGCCGAGCTGGAGCACCCGGACTTCGACAGCTTCGACCTGTCCTCGCTGCGCACCGGCATCATGGCGGGCTCACCGTGCCCGGTGGAGGTGATGAAGCAGGTCATCGACCGCATGGGCATGCGGGAGGTGGCGATCTGCTACGGCATGACCGAGACCTCGCCGGTGTCCACGCAGACCCGCGCGGACGACTCGCTGGAGCGCCGGGTGTCCACCGTCGGCCGGGTCGGCCCGCACCTGGAGATCAAGATCGTCGACCCGGCGACCGGGCTGACCGTGCCCCGCGGCACCCCGGGCGAGCTGTGCACCCGCGGGTACTCGGTGATGCTGGGCTACTGGGAGCAGCCGGACCGCACCGCGGAGGTCATCGACGCGGCCCGCTGGATGCACACCGGCGACCTGGCGGTGATGGACGCTGACGGCTACGTCAGCATCACCGGGCGGATCAAGGACATGGTCATCCGCGGCGGCGAGAACATCTACCCGCGGGAGATCGAGGAGTTCCTCTACACCCACCCCGACGTGGTCGACGCGCAGGTCATCGGGGTCCCGGACGCCCACTACGGCGAGGAGCTGATGGCCTGGGTCCGGTTGCGCGAGGGCGCGGAGCCGATGACCGCCGAGTCGCTGCGGGAGTTCTGCACCGGCAAGCTGGCGCACTACAAGATCCCCCGCTACGTGCACGTGGTGGAGGAGTTCCCGATGACCGTCACCGGCAAGATCCGCAAGGTCGAGATGCGGGAGAGGGCCAAGGAGATCCTGGGCCTGGAGTGA
- a CDS encoding PhzF family phenazine biosynthesis isomerase — MRAFVVDSFTDTAFAGNPAGVVLLDSPADPAWMQSVAAELRHSETAFVVVGGPEDEPKPLRWFTPTTEVPLCGHATLATAHVLGGDQRFDTRSGVLTCTALDDGWIEMDFPTDPPEPVDPPEALAAGLPGVTVEATARAATKVLVRAASAAEVRAVQPDHAALAAVPSRGVVLTARGDRPGGDFVSRVFAPQVGIPEDPVTGSAHCALAPWWAAELGRDPREATFVGEQASARGGVVRMALRGDRVGLRGRAVTVLRGDLVI; from the coding sequence GTGCGTGCTTTCGTCGTGGACTCCTTCACCGACACCGCCTTCGCCGGGAACCCCGCCGGGGTCGTGCTGCTGGACTCCCCCGCCGACCCGGCGTGGATGCAGTCGGTGGCCGCCGAACTGCGGCACTCCGAGACCGCGTTCGTCGTGGTCGGCGGCCCGGAGGACGAGCCGAAGCCGCTGCGCTGGTTCACCCCGACCACCGAGGTCCCGCTGTGCGGGCACGCGACGCTGGCGACCGCGCACGTGCTCGGCGGCGACCAGCGCTTCGACACCCGCAGCGGCGTCCTGACCTGCACCGCGCTGGACGACGGCTGGATCGAGATGGACTTCCCCACCGACCCGCCCGAACCGGTCGACCCGCCCGAGGCGCTCGCCGCGGGCCTGCCCGGCGTCACCGTCGAGGCGACCGCGCGGGCGGCCACCAAGGTCCTGGTGCGGGCGGCTTCCGCGGCCGAGGTCCGCGCGGTGCAGCCGGATCACGCGGCACTGGCCGCCGTCCCCTCCCGCGGCGTGGTCCTCACCGCCCGCGGCGACCGGCCGGGCGGAGACTTCGTCAGCCGGGTGTTCGCCCCGCAGGTCGGCATCCCGGAGGACCCGGTGACCGGCTCCGCGCACTGCGCGCTCGCGCCGTGGTGGGCCGCGGAGCTCGGCCGCGATCCGCGCGAGGCGACCTTCGTCGGCGAGCAGGCCTCCGCCCGCGGCGGCGTGGTGCGGATGGCGCTGCGCGGTGATCGCGTCGGTCTGCGCGGCCGGGCCGTCACCGTTCTGCGCGGCGACCTGGTGATCTGA
- a CDS encoding YccF domain-containing protein — MRLLLNVIWLVFGGLVMALGYAVAGVVLAITVVGIPFAIASFRMANFALWPFGRRLVDVPTSGAMAGIGNVLWLVLAGWWLALGHVLTGIAQCITVIGIPLGIANFKLVPVSLLPLGKEVVDADDPYAFTR, encoded by the coding sequence ATGCGGTTGTTGCTGAACGTCATCTGGCTGGTGTTCGGGGGCCTGGTGATGGCCCTCGGGTACGCGGTCGCGGGCGTCGTGCTGGCGATCACCGTCGTCGGCATCCCGTTCGCGATCGCCTCGTTCCGGATGGCGAACTTCGCGCTGTGGCCGTTCGGCCGGCGTCTGGTGGACGTGCCGACGTCGGGGGCCATGGCGGGCATCGGCAACGTCCTGTGGCTCGTGCTGGCCGGGTGGTGGCTGGCGCTCGGGCACGTCCTCACCGGCATCGCCCAGTGCATCACGGTCATCGGCATCCCGCTGGGCATCGCGAACTTCAAGCTGGTGCCGGTCTCGCTGCTGCCACTGGGCAAGGAGGTCGTGGACGCCGACGACCCCTACGCCTTCACGCGGTGA